AAATTGAATTCGAGATAACCTGCAACTGTACTCAAATTTATATAAAATGGGCTCTGGGCGACTTTCCCTGCTTTAGGAGCGAGAATCGAAAAACAGGAGCTACTTTTGAAAAATAGGAGCGACCGCCCCAATTTCCCTGGCCATGTTTCCATTCATCCCATCATCGCAAAGGTGGACTGGGAACAAGGAGACTCCCGCGGGAGAAAGAGGTAGGCAAAATCCCCTGAGGGTGTTTTTCCCCGAAGGTAGAATAATTAAGAGGAGATTCGACTAAAATCATCACATCGTGTGACAACGTTGAACGACCCTACATCATGTAGGGCCGGCAGGACGGGGCTGTTCCCATGCCACCTTTATTCTATCGAAAGCAACGGACATTTCTCTTACCCAAATCATCTCGAGTCCAAGTCTTCCAGATAGATAATGGGGCTAAAATGGAACTTAAAAACTTATGCATCTCTACTAAACACTAACTTGTCCCACTGTTGCACGGCTCTTTTCATAATGATATAGTCAAGCCACGAAAGGAGTGGAGAATCATGGCAAAACCGCGTATTGGCTTTATTGGAACAGGTGTAATGGGAAAAAGCATGGCAAAACGGCTCATGGATGAAGGGTATCCACTTCATATATATACACGAACGTATGAAAAAGCAGAGGAATTAATCGAAGCAGGTGCTTATTGGAAGGAAAAAGTAAAAGACGTCGCATCAGAGTCTGACATCATTATTACGATGGTAGGCTATCCAGATGACGTAGAGGAAGTATATTATGGTCAAGACGGATTGATGGAAAATGCCAAACAAGATACGTATCTTATTGATATGACTACGTCGTCACCTGAAGTAGCAATGGACATTCATGATAAAGCAACTGCCAAGGGATTAATTGCAATGGATGCGCCAGTATCAGGAGGAGATATTGGTGCAAAGAACGGTAATCTTTCAATTATGGTAGGCGGAAATACTGAAGCGTTCCAACAAATGAAACCTGTTTTTAACGTTTTGGGGAGTAATGTTGTCCTCCAAGGAGAAGCTGGAGCTGGTCAATATACGAAAATGTGTAATCAAATAGCAATCGCTTCCAATATGATGGGAGTTTGTGAAGCATTAATCTATGCTGAATCAGCAGGTTTGGACCCTGAAACTGTTCTACAAAGCATTAGTGGAGGCGCTGCAGGAAGCTGGTCTCTAACAAACTTAGCACCACGCATGATTGCAGAGGATTTCTCCCCTGGATTTTTTGTCAAACACTTTATAAAAGACATGGGTATCGCAATCGAATCCACAGAACGTATGGGATTAGATCTCCCTGGACTACAACTTGCCAAAGAACTGTACGACAAAATTGCAGAAGACGGTGAAGGCGATAGCGGAACTCAAGCTCTTTATAAGTACTATAAATTGAATAGTTAGTATAAAAAGGCATGTGACTTTCCCAAGCACATGCCTTTTAGTAAAATAATATTTTTTTGTACTACATTCACTACTTATAACCTTTATTCTTTCGGTAATGTAAATGGATTTGATAAAGATGCATAGTCTCCAGCTAACCGTGCTAGCGGTTTCCATTGATTGATATCAGTCTTATAACCTTCCAGATAGATATCCTCATGAACATGTACCTGTTTCACCCTACCAAAAACCATATGATTGTCACCAAATTGTATGGTTTGTTCTAACTTACACTCGAAGGCTATGGGAGACTCTAGAACAGAAGGAACCTCAATTGTAGTTGATCCTTGAGGAGTAAGGCCTGCTTTTTTAAATTCATCATCCTGTTCGTGATAAGGCTTTGATGATTCATGCATAGCATTGGCCAAGGATTCAGGTACAACATTGATTACAAATTCTTCTAAATCTAAAATATTCGTCAAGGTATCTTTTGTCTTTGTATCACGACTTTCTTGATAAGCCCCTTGTCCAATAGATATGGCAAGTATAGGTGGCTCGGGTGAAGCAACTGTAAAGAAACTAAATGGTGCTATATTCAATATTCCCTCTCTACTTTTCGAAGATACCCACGCGATTGGGCGCGGAACAACAGAGCCAGACATCAATTTATACATTTCCTTCTTCTCTAGTTGACTCGCTTCAAAACGTATAGCTTTTTCATTTGGCATACATTGTATCCCCCTTTCACTACTCTTGTATTGTACCTTTCACTTTACATAAGTAATGTCGAGTAGTCTAAAGATTGAAATATAAAATAAAAAAAAGACTGACTCTCAAAAGAATCAGCGCTATCTGTTATTTTCGTCGAATACCAATCCTTCGACCTGCTTGTTTAGGTTGTTCTCGTTTCGCATCTTCTTTATAAATTTCCTCGATTTTCTTCGCCACCACTTCTGGGAAAGGCGCTGGCTTGCCTTCCTTCTGGTCCATGCCCATAATCATCTGCTCCATTGTAGCAATAAGTTCACCTTCTTGATTCTCCATCAGTAAAAATTGATGAATTCGTTTAGCATCGGTATCAAGGAGATGGCTTTTTATCGTAAGCTCTTCCCCCTCATGGGCTTCTTTCAAATAACAGATGTGAGTTTCAAGCGTAAAAATCGTGTAAGAGTGCTCAATTCGACCCATTTCATCTAAACCAATAAAATTGATAAAGTCTTCAGCAGCCAGACTAAATGCTCTAGCATACTCCGCATCGTTCATATGACCATTGTAGTCTACCCATTCTGGACTCACATGCTGCTTCGTAGAAAATAGTGGATTCACTAAAGTCCCTCCTCTGCTATTGTTTTGCATTACTTTGCGACTCTGGCCAATAATCTTTTACTAAATCGAGTAACCGAACTAAGAATTCATTACGATTCTTATCTAATTCTGACATAGAAAGATTCCCTGCCTGCTCCTCACATCCAGACACGACACGATTGTATAACTCGTCTGTTAATTCTGGAGCTTCTAGCTTTGTCCAAGGCTTCTTTAGTGCAGGTCCAAATTGCTTTAACATGTGACGCATGCCTCCTTCACCTCCAGCTAAATGGAAGGTAAGAAATGGTCCATATTGTGCATAGCGAAGTCCTGCCCCGTATGTGAAGGCTTGGTCTACCTCTTCTGTCGTTGCAATTCCTTCGTTCACTATATGAAGAGACTCACGCCAAATTGCTTCAATCAACCGATCAGCAATATGACCCTCAATTTCATGACGCACTAGTAAAGCTTTCATATTTAGTCCCTCATAAAACATTCTTGCTTTATCTACATTTTCCTGCGTTGTCGATTGTCCAGCAACCACTTCTACTAGTGGAAGGATATATACTGGGTGGAACGGATGAGCGACCACAAAACGTTCTGGATGCTGAAGATGTTCTTGTAACTCAGAAGGCATGATGCCAGAAGTACTAGAACCAATCAACGCATCAGCTTTGGCGTGCTTATCAATGTCTTGAAGAACCGTTTGTTTCAACTCTTCTACTTCGGGTACATTCTCTTGTATAAAATCAGCATCCGCTACTGCTTTGGATAGATCTTTTTCAAATGTTAATCGATCTTTGGAAGCACCTTCTGCCAATCCTAGTTCCTCCACGTAAGGCCAAGCATGATTTACGGCTTTACGCATACGTTCTTCTGCCCCTTCGGCAAGGTCGGTTGCAATGACGTCATATCCATGTGCTAAAAACCGAGCTATCCATCCATTACCGATTACTCCTGTCCCAACCACTGCTACTTTTTTCATCTGTGCTATCATCATTACTTCCCTCCATGTGGATTACGCAAATGTAAATAGTCTCTTGCTTCTTGTGGTGTCATTGGCTCTATTCCATGGCCTGCAAGCATGGTAACAGCTTTATCGACTAACTGTTCGTTACTGGCTAGAACTCCTTTAGAAAGGTACATGTTATCTTCAAGGCCGACACGAACATTTCCTCCAAGTAGTGCTGACTGTGCAGCAACTGGCATCTGCATGCGTCCAATACCAAATGCAGACCAATGAGCATTTTCAGGAAGACGATTCTTCATATACATCATCGTTTCTGCATCCGCTTCAGCTCCCCAAGGGATACCTAAGCAAAATTGAAACATTGAATCTCCATCGATAAGTCCTTCTTGAATGAGTTGTTTTGCAAACCGAATATGCCCTGTATCAAAGCATTCCAATTCTGGTTTAACACCGCTCTCCTGGATAAGCTTTGCCTGCTTGCGAAGCCAATCGGTTGGGCTCATATAGATCATGTTACCAAAGTTTGTACTTCCACAATCCAGCGTGCACATTTCAGGCAATAATTGTCCAACAGGCTCGTGACGCTCATCAGGAGTTTGAATGTCTGTACCATCACCACCAGCAGCAGGCTTATCTAGACTAGGGATAAAGTCACCGCCTCCACCAGAGGTGATATTAATAATAACGTCTGTTTCAGATTCACGAATACGATCTACAATTTCACGGTAATGCTCAATATTGTGGCTAATACCTCCTGTTTTTGGGTCACGGGCGTGGACGTGAGCGATTGTAGCCCCCGCCTTAGCGGAAGCTATAGCTGAATCTGCAATTTCCTTCGGTGTTACAGGTACATTTGGATTCTTTTCCGTAGTATCCCCAGCACCTGTTACCGCAGCTGTTACTAACACTTTATTTTTCATTACGAATTCCTCCTTAAGGTTGAGAATGGTTTTCGTTTAATTGTTTTTACGTAATCTTTTTAAACTATACCATCCAGACGGTTTATTTTCAATAAATTTATTTTTACATATTTCACCTATATCTAATCTTCTTCTAAATCAAAAAACGATTCATTTTTACGAATCTAACTTTCACTATAAAATTGAAAATAATCTTTTATGTTGGTACGATTATGTACATAATGAAAATCTAATACGTAATGAGGGAATTAGCATGCCTAGAGAATCGAAGCGGCATAAAATTTTGGAAGCAGCAGCGTTGATTGTTCATAATCAAGGAACAGATGCATTGACACTCGATGCTGTGGCAAAACAAGCAGAAGTAAGCAAAGGTGGTTTGCTGTACCATTTTTCTAGCAAGGAATCCTTAGTAAAAGGACTTGTTGAACACATGGATACGATTTATCGTGGAAACGTGGAAGGATATGCAGACTCAGACCAAGAAGAAACAGGAAAATGGACGCGCGCTTTAGTTAATACCATGTACAAAGCTGGAATAGAAAACAAAGAAATTAGTGCAGGGATGCTTGCAGCTCAGGGTATTAATCCGGAACTATTAAAGCCTCTCCAAGATACATACGCTAACTGGCAGCAACAAATCCAGCAAGAGGATGGCCTAGATGAGGTACAAGCTACCATATTACGCCTTGCTGTAGATGGATTATGGTTATCTGAAATCTTCGGTCTAGGTACGTTGGACGAGGACTTGCGACAAAAAGTACTGGAGAGATTACTGCAACATACCCACAAATAAGGTAAGAAAAACCCGAGTACCTTGTGCCCCCTACTGTCTTAAGCAAAATCCACTTCATGACGATTCATTCCACGGAAAGTATTTGCTTAAGCCCGAGAAAGGGGAGAGATATAAGCGCTAAAAATTATAATTTCTTTCTTTTTTACTTAAAAAGGACACACTCCCGAGATGAAAGGGAGTGTGTCCTTTATTTGTATAGGATATTATAAAATTCAATGCTTGTGTATAACTAAAAAAGTGATGTGGCCACGTCCAGCTCCCAGCGACTAGTATGCTTCCCTCGCCTGCGTACGATAAGTTAACATCGAACCAACCCACGTCGTGTGGGCCGCAGCACATACGTCGCTAAACAGGCGCGCCGAGCTTTTGTTCGTAAATGAATTATAAAATTTCCAGCTCATCCAACCAAGCTCCCACACTACCTCATAAGATAGTCTTTTGAGAGGGGGCAAGGCGCTTTGAACTTTTCTTTATTCTGCATAGTGGTTGTACACTTCTGGATCAACACTTTTGACATGAAGATCACGCTGTGGAAATGGTATTTCTATATTATGTTCAGCGAGCATATTATAGATTCTGAAATTCAAGTTACTTTTCATCACAATAACTTTATCAGGTTCAGAAATCCAAACAAATAATTCGAAGTCTAAAGAAGAATCTCCAAACCCTACAAAGTTCACAAATGGCTCCGGTTTAGATAGAACTGTTGGAGACACTAACCTTTCCTGCTCCGCTACTTGAAGTAAGACCTCACGAACTTGATTCACATCACTTCCGTAAGCAACGCCAACAGGTAGTACTAATCGCATGACCCGATCACCATAAGAACGATTAATCACTTTCTCCTCTAAGAAATAAGAGTTTGGAACAATGATTCGTTCATTATCCAATGTTCGAATAATCGTTGCACGCATGTTTATTTTTTCAACATCACCAATAATATCATCCACCAACACGCGATCCCCTACCTTAATTGGTCGTTCAAAGAGGATGATGATTCCAGATATAAAGTTACTGGCAACGTTCTGTAGACCAAACCCAATACCAACTCCCACTATACCTGCGAAAACAGTTAAAGCACTCAATTCAATTCCAATTGTTGATAAACTAATGACTGCAGCAAGCACCATAATCGTATAGTGAAAGATTTTATCGAATGTGAATTGCACGCCTCGATCTAAGTCATATCTTTTGTACACTGTTGGAAATATATAAGAGGTCATCAGCTTGGAAATCCTCTGAGACAAAGAAAGGATAAGAATGACCAGTACAACAAGAAAAACTGATATTTGCTGATCCCCGATAGAGAATAGCGTTTGAAACATCCATTCCGATGTTTTGAAATAGAATAATAAAAAGAACACCACAGCATAAAACGTAATCCAGTTAACCAGACTTTTCAAAATAGGATTAATAGTAGCGATTCCCTGGCGTTTTTTGCGTATGGAACGATCGATCCAAAATATCGACCAGCGTATGAATAAAATTAGTACTAGGCCTATGATAAATGGAATCCCATCAATCAATAGAAGTCTAATCAGGTCAGGATTAACCACGAATGTATTCCCCCAATTTTCTCTCCGTTACAATGCGTTCCCGTAAGAGTGCATTGATTTCTCCACCAGTAATTAATATAATCCCTGTAATATAAAACCAAATCATGATGACAATAACTCCTCCAAGACTACCATACGTAGCCGAAAAACCCCCCCATCGGTTCACATACATGGAAAATAAAAGGGAAACAATCTGCCATCCCACTGTAGCAAAACAAGCCCCAATCCACGCTTCTTTAAATCGAATTGGACGATTTGGGACTAACGTGTACAGAAATAATAGGGTTACAAAAAACAATATAGACGAAATGGCCCATCGAAGAAGATGCCATAAGGATAAAAATGTCTCTGAAAAACCGAATGTAGAGAAAAGAAAGTCTCCTATTAGTGTACCAAATACAGGTAACAAAAGGGAAAGTAAGATAATAAAAATCATCGCAAACATTAACCAGACAGATAACATCCTTTGTATAATAAAATGACGTTTCTCCTGCACCTGATAGGCACGATCAAGTGCTTTTATCAATGCATTTATTCCATTGGAAGCAGCCCACAACGTAGCTATTACTCCGAATGAGAGAAGCCCACCGTTTTGGTTATTCATTAATTCCTGGAGGTTAGAATGTATAATCTCATAAGCCCCTTCAGGAGCATAAGACTGGACAATCCCCATAACCTTTTGCTCGGATATGTTTACATAACCAATTAATGTTACAAGAAAAAATAAAAATGGAAACAAAGATAGCAAAAAGAAATAAGACAACTGTGCAGATAAGCCTACTACATCATCTTGATTTAGCCGTTTTATAAGCTGCCTATTAAATTGTATTACCTTTATCATGATGGATTCCAGCCTCTCATAGAAGATTCACTTCCCATGAAGTTTGTCCTCCCTATGAATGTATGGCTTGGCTTTGTAGAGTATGAATAAGATTATCCCAGACAATTTAGTTGACATTATAGAGGAAATTCTTTAACCTGTTTTTCTGGTTTCTATTATGAATTAGACTTGTTTAGTACATAATAAGAGAACTGCTCATTATTCATATAGGAGTTGGAAAAATTACTATGAGCAATACAAGCAAAGGTATTATTCTATTATTATTATCTGCATTTGGTTTTGCAATGATGTCTGCATTCGTTAAGTTATCAGGTGAATTGCCTACCACACAGAAAACTATGTTTCGTAACTTAGTAACGGCTGTAATCGCTCTAGGTTTTGTTTTAAAAAACAAAGTTCGAGTTTTCGGAGAAAGAAAAAATCAGAAGTATCTGCTTCTTCGGTCTGGATTAGGTACGCTCGGTATGGTGTTGTATTTTTATGCCATAGACAACCTAGTACTATCTGATGCTGATATGCTAAATAAACTAAGTCCTTTTCTACTAATCATTTTTTCGGCTATTTTCTTAAAGGAAAAGGCAAAAAATTTCCAGTTAGTAGCCGTATTGATTGCATTTATTGGAACTTTATTCGTTATAAAACCCGCTTTCTCACTTGAAATCATTCCATATGGCGCGGGGGTTCTATCGGCTATATTCGCTGCGGGTGCATACACAGTGCTTCGCTTCCTTGGAGATAAGGAAAAGTTTTATACTATTGTTTTTTACTTCTCCTTTTTCTCAACAGTGACCTTATTACCATTTGTCATTGCATTTTATGAACCTATGACGTTTCAGCAAGTCATGTATCTACTATTAGCTGGCTCTTTCGCAACACTTGGTCAATTCGGCATCACAATCGCTTATAAATTTGCACCAGCAAAAGAAATATCCATCTTCTTCTACTCAACCATTGTATACACTTCTATTTTAAGTATGGTTATCTTTGGTCAGTTCCCTGATTTATACAGTATTATTGGTTATTTTATTATTTTTAGCGCTTCTTTTTACATGTACTCGAAGAACAAACAACTTGATAAAGCCTATGGTTAAACTTAACATTTCTTACGTCAGTTCCTCTACTGGCGTATTTTTTGTTATACTACACTATATGTAAAAACATTTATTTTGAATATGGGTTTTCAATTGCGTATGATAAACAATAGAATGTTTATATGGAATGTTTTAAGAGGTGATAGATTAAGTAGGAGGGTATATCAATGCATAATCATTCATTAAAAGAAGCCATCCTGTTTAGTCATAGGATGACCCAGCTTAGTAAAGCATTATGGAAATCAATCGAAAAGGACTGGAGAGCATGGGTAAAGCCTCATGGTCTTAACATCAATGAACACCACATTCTTTGGATTCTGTATGAAAAAGATGGCACAACCATTTCAGACTTATCCAACCAAGGAGCTATGCACGTATCAACAGCATTTAACTTCTCAAGGAAGCTTGAAGAACGTGAATTGCTTGTCTTCTCTAAAAATGATGAAGACAAACGAAATACGTACATTACGCTTACCGAATCCGGTAAAAATTTATTAATGAAGACAATTTCATCTTTTAATCCAGACAACCATACCATTCTAGCGGGTGTACAACCGTTCAAAGAAACATTCGGAAAACTACCTGATTTCAAAGAAATTTCTGCTATTATCCAGCATTTATATGATACTGATTATGAGGAAACAGATTCTCTTGATGAAGAACTGCTTAAACATCTTGGAACAGACATGGAATCAGATAAGCTCCCAAAAGAATAACCAAAACACGAGGCAGTTCTTTATGTGGAGTACATATCAGATAAAATCAAGCCTAGCTCATATGAGCTAGGCTTTTATATGGTTACTTTGTAAATTAGTGATAAGTAAGAATTATACCAGGACATATATCACGCTATTAGTGACAGAAAAGTCATATTTAGTTCAGAGATATTCTGGTAAGATTGCTAGGTCTAAGTGCTATACATTTTCTCTACTTACCTGATTGCGATGTGATTTTTCGCAATATTATTAAGACAACAATATTCATAACCACAGCGAACCCTAGTACAATTTCAAGCCACAAAGGCATATCTACAAAAATAATATTAATAGTTAATATGAGAATCATAAGTGAGCTGACAAGATAATGTGGCGTAAAGTCTGTTTTTGGTTGCGCCATTGCTTTCTCCCTTCGTTACAAACCTATTCAAGAACGGTATGCTAGTGTCATTACCATAGCAGAAATTCTATTATATTGTAATCTCCTTGATCAAGAAATATTAAGAAAAAATACCTTCCCATCCTAGAGATGCAAATAGTTCATGTTGAAAATTAGATCACATTAGTTGAATGTAGTCTTTCTATCTATTTACTTCTTACACTTCTTGCTTTTTAAGCTTCTTTCCAATTCCTTTTTCAATCATACTGAGCATATTTTTATCCTTCGGAGCAATGAAGGTTATAGCAACTCCATCTTCCCCCGCTCTTCCTGTTCGTCCAATACGATGAATATAGCTCTCTACATCTTGAGGAATATCATAGTTGTACACATTGGTTACGCCTTCAACATCTAACCCTCTTGAGGCTACGTCTGTTGCAATTAGTAATTGGATTTTCGCATCACGAAAACTTTCCATGACCTTTTCGCGCTTTTTTTGCGTTAGATCTCCGTGTAGTTCATCAACAAGGTAGCCTTGAGCTTTCAATTCTCCATATAATTTACTTACCCGTCTTTTTGTACGACAAAAGATAATACCTAGGAAAGGCTGTGTTTCTTTGATGACTTTTCGTAAGGCATCTTGCTTTCTTCGATCTGTGGTCTCCACCACATATTGGTCAATCTCTTCAACCGTCCGCCCTCTTGACTGAATTCGAACTTGTTGAGGATTTTTCATATGTTTATAGGCTAGTTTATTAATATCGGATGGAATAGTTGCTGAAAATAATGCCGTTTGCCTTGAGGAAGGAGTTCGTTTAATAATATCTTCTACCTCGTCTAGAAACCCTATCTGAAGCATCTGATCTGCTTCATCTAGGACAAGCATGGAAACGTTGGATAAATCAATCGTTTCTCGCCGAATGTGATCTAATAATCTCCCTGGTGTTCCAATAACGATTTGAACGTGTTTATCCAACCGTTTCACTTGCTGGTGCACGTCCTTACCACCATATACTGCAAGCATGTTCACATCACCAGACATACGTTCAAGCTCGGATGTTAACTGTAAAGCTAATTCTCGTGTAGGTGCTACAATCAATGCTTGAATAGTATGGTCATTCGGATCTATTTTTTCTAACATTGGTAGTAAAAAACTTAATGTTTTTCCAGAACCCGTTTGTGCTTGAGCAATGACATCTTTGCCTTCTGTTAATAACGGTATTACTTCCGTTTGAATTTCAGTGGGAGTTGTAATCCCATTTGTTCGTAATGTTTCTATATAGTTTTTGCTTAACGTAAATTGGTGAAAATCACTCATGTAGGTGCCTCTTTCTATTGATTGACGTACCTATTATTGTACCATTTTCACTAAGTAAAAAGATATTTCTATTTCACGATGCCCGTTAAACAGTAAAGAACATGACAGATGCAATCAAAAATACAATAATGGCTATGATGACAAGAATACTTAAGATAACGAGGGTTATTTTCAAACCGTTACTCATTCGCTCACCACCCTGTCCGTACGAGTGAATTTTACATTTACTCATATAAACGTACTCCATCCCCCCCCCATTCATTACGTATAAGTAAAAAATACTCAAAATAGTAACCCCTCATAAGCCGATCCTTTTATATAAAGACTCCCACCTAATTTTATGAGAGGGGGAGAGTTTTTTATTTCTATTTCGTTATATATAATAGTATAAATTCCCCTTAACTAACCCATCGCATATAAAGGGAGTTGGTCAATTATTTCTTTAAACAACCTTTTTAAGAGAGGTTCCACTAACTACTATGATTAAAACGGAGTCCATTTTATAAAATGCAAATTTTTTTATATCAATACAATATATGAAACTTTTTTCTGGTTTCATAATTCAAACCGAAATATTATACTATCGATTAAAGGAAATATTTTCAATGAATTGTCATTAACAAGTATGATTTTCTATGAATCAAAATATGGAGGATTTTCATGTGGGAGACGATTCCTTTAGCGAAGATCACAAAAGTATCGAGCAACATCCTTAGTTACTTAGGTTACAATATTCTATTTAATTATGCTTCAATTAAAGCATGACGTGGAAATATCCCCATATTTCTTCTTTCCAGTTACTATGCTTAAATACCTTGAAATCATTGAAAAAGAATTACAAAAAAGCAGGGACTGGGATTATGCTGTGGATATTATATTAATTTACATTTTTCTGTATATGTATTTCACATTTTAATTAGGAGGATTCTGATGAGTTCACGTATAGTTAAATATATCGAAGGAAATAACGTTTATTTAAAAATTCCTGCGGTAGAGGATGCCGAACTATTGTATGAAGGATTAAATCAAGAATCGGAATCAACACGACTTCGAGGTCGTCAAACTCCCGTATCTTTTTCTTCTGTTGAACATGCGCTACAACAACCAAGTCGTCAGGATACATACGCATTCTTTATATGTCTCCAAGAAACGGATGAAATGATCGGAGAAGTATCGTTATTGGGAATGGAAAGTGCAATGAACCGTTGTGCTGAATTCCAAATTTCAATACATAAGAGTCAATACTTTAGCGGAGGCTTTGGCACAGAAGCCAGCGAGCTTGCCATTGAATTTGCTTTTGGAAAGCTGAACCTAAACCGAATCCAGCTAGAGGTATTCTCTACTAATACAAGAGCTATTGCAGTATATGAAAAACTCGGTTTCGTAAAGGAAGGACTGAAGCGACAGGCGTATTACTTGGATTTTGAATACAAGGATCTAGTCATGATGAGCTTGTTAAGAGAGGATTATCTCAAAAAGCACAATATGGCAAACACCTAAAGGGAACGATCTAAAACATCCCCATTCTAGAGAAGATTTAATGAGTTTGGTAGAGGTCTAGCTCTAGCACCTTCCTCAGAATCTTAAAAAAAACCTGGCTGGAGTCTTTGCTTAATTCTATCTGAGACATCAGGAAAACGCTCCTAGGGTTTCTTTATCACTCATAGGAAACAGCTCTCCTCTTTAAAGCTTTCCATGATTCCAAAAATATCCCTTTATCAACTTTAGCAGCTTTCTTACCAGACAACGGGTCATTGATATAGACGCTCTCTTGATCATAACCCACTAACACCACAGCATGTAAATCCAGTGGCGTAGTGATTTTTTCACCATGATGCCTCCACGACTCCCAACGATCCGGAAGCTTATAATCCCCAGTTGTCCACACAATGACAGGCTTCCCATTACTTACTTGTTTTAAAACCTGATCAAAATCGCTACCGGTTAGATTTATCGTTTTGTTTGGTAAGTATTCTTTCATTAGCTTCACCATAGGTTCATCAAACATTGCATAGCCTGGCTTTTCACCAGTAACATCTCCTACAAATCCTTCATTAGGATCTCCCCATTCAAGGATATCTCCCTGCTTTGTTTTTTTTACTTGATCATCATCCTTAGGCATTTTTTTGGCTAATTCCATCTTATCCACATCTACGCCTGCATGATGTAAAACCATGGTTAAACTCGTAACTTCACATCCATATTTCAATTCAGGATTTTGCTTAATCAAAGGAACTTCAAGCATTGCTTTATTCTTTAGTTTTGTAGCTGTATGATCTCCACTCTGTTTTTTCTCTTCTTCAGATGGTTTGTATTCTTCATCTGTTAAATTAGAAGTAATCTTATTAAATTCAACAGGCTTTTCTTTAGAGCTATCTTCATTAATGCCACAAGCTGATAACAGGATTATCACAAAACAAAGGTTTATAAAGACTCGCATGACAAAACTCCTCAAAATCGTATAATGTTATCTTTACTATTCCGAAATACAAAGGAAAATATGTGTACTCCAGCCTATAAAATGACAAGCTACAACAAAAACATTACAATGCAAGTAGACACGATCAAAAAGGAGTTGTTGTTGTGAAAGCTTTTGTACATGAAGGAAT
This genomic stretch from Pontibacillus yanchengensis harbors:
- a CDS encoding NAD(P)-dependent oxidoreductase, with amino-acid sequence MAKPRIGFIGTGVMGKSMAKRLMDEGYPLHIYTRTYEKAEELIEAGAYWKEKVKDVASESDIIITMVGYPDDVEEVYYGQDGLMENAKQDTYLIDMTTSSPEVAMDIHDKATAKGLIAMDAPVSGGDIGAKNGNLSIMVGGNTEAFQQMKPVFNVLGSNVVLQGEAGAGQYTKMCNQIAIASNMMGVCEALIYAESAGLDPETVLQSISGGAAGSWSLTNLAPRMIAEDFSPGFFVKHFIKDMGIAIESTERMGLDLPGLQLAKELYDKIAEDGEGDSGTQALYKYYKLNS
- a CDS encoding 3-hydroxyacyl-CoA dehydrogenase NAD-binding domain-containing protein → MMIAQMKKVAVVGTGVIGNGWIARFLAHGYDVIATDLAEGAEERMRKAVNHAWPYVEELGLAEGASKDRLTFEKDLSKAVADADFIQENVPEVEELKQTVLQDIDKHAKADALIGSSTSGIMPSELQEHLQHPERFVVAHPFHPVYILPLVEVVAGQSTTQENVDKARMFYEGLNMKALLVRHEIEGHIADRLIEAIWRESLHIVNEGIATTEEVDQAFTYGAGLRYAQYGPFLTFHLAGGEGGMRHMLKQFGPALKKPWTKLEAPELTDELYNRVVSGCEEQAGNLSMSELDKNRNEFLVRLLDLVKDYWPESQSNAKQ
- a CDS encoding mechanosensitive ion channel family protein; this translates as MVNPDLIRLLLIDGIPFIIGLVLILFIRWSIFWIDRSIRKKRQGIATINPILKSLVNWITFYAVVFFLLFYFKTSEWMFQTLFSIGDQQISVFLVVLVILILSLSQRISKLMTSYIFPTVYKRYDLDRGVQFTFDKIFHYTIMVLAAVISLSTIGIELSALTVFAGIVGVGIGFGLQNVASNFISGIIILFERPIKVGDRVLVDDIIGDVEKINMRATIIRTLDNERIIVPNSYFLEEKVINRSYGDRVMRLVLPVGVAYGSDVNQVREVLLQVAEQERLVSPTVLSKPEPFVNFVGFGDSSLDFELFVWISEPDKVIVMKSNLNFRIYNMLAEHNIEIPFPQRDLHVKSVDPEVYNHYAE
- a CDS encoding flavin reductase family protein, which encodes MPNEKAIRFEASQLEKKEMYKLMSGSVVPRPIAWVSSKSREGILNIAPFSFFTVASPEPPILAISIGQGAYQESRDTKTKDTLTNILDLEEFVINVVPESLANAMHESSKPYHEQDDEFKKAGLTPQGSTTIEVPSVLESPIAFECKLEQTIQFGDNHMVFGRVKQVHVHEDIYLEGYKTDINQWKPLARLAGDYASLSNPFTLPKE
- a CDS encoding TetR/AcrR family transcriptional regulator, with the protein product MPRESKRHKILEAAALIVHNQGTDALTLDAVAKQAEVSKGGLLYHFSSKESLVKGLVEHMDTIYRGNVEGYADSDQEETGKWTRALVNTMYKAGIENKEISAGMLAAQGINPELLKPLQDTYANWQQQIQQEDGLDEVQATILRLAVDGLWLSEIFGLGTLDEDLRQKVLERLLQHTHK
- a CDS encoding 3-keto-5-aminohexanoate cleavage protein gives rise to the protein MKNKVLVTAAVTGAGDTTEKNPNVPVTPKEIADSAIASAKAGATIAHVHARDPKTGGISHNIEHYREIVDRIRESETDVIINITSGGGGDFIPSLDKPAAGGDGTDIQTPDERHEPVGQLLPEMCTLDCGSTNFGNMIYMSPTDWLRKQAKLIQESGVKPELECFDTGHIRFAKQLIQEGLIDGDSMFQFCLGIPWGAEADAETMMYMKNRLPENAHWSAFGIGRMQMPVAAQSALLGGNVRVGLEDNMYLSKGVLASNEQLVDKAVTMLAGHGIEPMTPQEARDYLHLRNPHGGK
- a CDS encoding thioesterase family protein; amino-acid sequence: MNPLFSTKQHVSPEWVDYNGHMNDAEYARAFSLAAEDFINFIGLDEMGRIEHSYTIFTLETHICYLKEAHEGEELTIKSHLLDTDAKRIHQFLLMENQEGELIATMEQMIMGMDQKEGKPAPFPEVVAKKIEEIYKEDAKREQPKQAGRRIGIRRK